From Capsicum annuum cultivar UCD-10X-F1 unplaced genomic scaffold, UCD10Xv1.1 ctg51499, whole genome shotgun sequence, one genomic window encodes:
- the LOC107880028 gene encoding auxin-induced protein 15A has protein sequence MAILRMIKKPSATRDIPKGHFAVYVGEMQKKRFVVPISFLSEPLFQDLLSQAEEEFGFDHPMGGVTIPCSEDLFIDLTSRLRK, from the coding sequence ATGGCTATTCTTCGTATGATCAAGAAGCCTTCTGCAACTAGAGATATTCCCAAGGGCCATTTTGCTGTGTATGTTGGGGAGATGCAGAAGAAGAGATTTGTAGTCCCCATATCATTCTTGAGTGAACCTTTATTTCAAGACTTGCTTAGTCAAGCTGAGGAAGAATTTGGCTTCGACCATCCAATGGGTGGTGTGACTATTCCATGCAGTGAGGATTTGTTCATTGATCTCACATCTCGGTTGAGAAAGTGA